A single region of the Raphanus sativus cultivar WK10039 chromosome 1, ASM80110v3, whole genome shotgun sequence genome encodes:
- the LOC108824841 gene encoding mediator of RNA polymerase II transcription subunit 22b — protein MMMKNKAGGAGGGMSGSGEGAGPTAAAAAAALQKQKALLQRVETDITSVVDNFTQIVNVARVSDLPVKNSQEAYMMEMRASKMVQAADSILKLVSELKQTAIFSGFASLNDHVEQRIAEFDQEADKTNRLLARIGDDASASLKELEAHYYSSAQRLTPDV, from the exons atgatgatgaagaacaAAGCCGGTGGTGCCGGTGGCGGTATGTCCGGATCCGGTGAAGGAGCCGGACCAACGGCCGCCGCTGCCGCCGCTGCGTTACAGAAACAAAAGGCGTTATTACAGAGAGTAGAGACTGACATCACATCTGTCGTCGATAACTTCACCCAAATCGTCAATGTCGCGAGG GTGAGCGATCTTCCGGTGAAGAACTCGCAGGAAGCATACATGATGGAGATGCGAGCTTCTAAAATG GTTCAAGCAGCTGATTCTATTTTGAAACTCGTATCTGAACTGAAGCAAACAGCGATCTTCTCTGGATTTGCATCACTCAACGATCATGTGGAGCAAAGAATTGCAGAGTTTGATCAGGAGGCTGACAAGACAAATCGATTGTTGGCTAGAATAGGCGACGATGCATCGGCCAGTCTTAAAGAGCTTGAGGCTCACTATTACTCTTCTGCTCAGAGGTTGACTCCAGACGTTTAA